A window from Staphylococcus succinus encodes these proteins:
- a CDS encoding peptidase U32 family protein: MKKPELLAPAGNLEKLKIAVHYGADAVFLGGQEYGLRSNADNFTMAEIREGVEFAKRYNAKIYVTTNIIAHDENIKGLDDYLRDLESTGATGIIVADPLIIETCKRVAPKLEIHLSTQQSLSNYKAVEFWKEEGLDRVVLARETGAMEMKEMKAKVDIEIESFIHGAMCIAYSGRCTLSNHMTARDSNRGGCCQSCRWDYDLLKVEDDGELDLFYDANDVTPFAMSPKDLKLIESIPNMMDIGVDSLKIEGRMKSIHYIATVVSVYRKVIDAYAEDPENFKIKREWLIELDKCANRDTASSFIVGAPGYEEQMFGQQSAKKSPFDFCGLVLDYDEKTHIATVQQRNKFEPGQEIEFFGPEIETFRQVIDTIYDEEGNELDAARHPLQIVQIKVDHPIYTNNMMRKEIG, from the coding sequence ATGAAAAAACCTGAACTGCTTGCGCCTGCAGGAAATTTAGAAAAACTTAAAATTGCTGTACATTATGGTGCAGATGCTGTTTTCCTTGGTGGACAAGAATATGGGTTAAGATCAAATGCTGATAATTTCACTATGGCAGAAATAAGAGAGGGCGTAGAATTCGCCAAACGTTATAATGCCAAAATTTACGTAACGACTAATATTATTGCACATGATGAAAATATAAAAGGACTAGATGATTATTTACGTGACTTAGAATCAACAGGTGCAACAGGTATTATCGTTGCAGACCCTCTGATAATTGAGACGTGTAAACGAGTAGCACCGAAATTAGAAATTCATTTATCAACCCAACAATCACTTTCAAATTATAAAGCCGTTGAGTTTTGGAAAGAAGAAGGTTTGGATAGAGTGGTTTTAGCACGCGAAACAGGTGCTATGGAAATGAAAGAAATGAAAGCTAAGGTCGATATAGAAATTGAATCATTTATACACGGTGCTATGTGTATTGCTTATTCTGGAAGATGTACATTAAGTAATCATATGACAGCAAGAGATTCTAACCGTGGAGGTTGTTGTCAAAGTTGTCGTTGGGATTATGATTTATTAAAAGTTGAAGATGATGGTGAATTAGATCTATTTTATGACGCAAATGATGTAACACCATTTGCGATGAGCCCTAAAGATTTAAAATTAATAGAATCTATACCTAATATGATGGATATAGGGGTTGATTCACTCAAAATTGAAGGGCGTATGAAATCAATTCATTACATTGCAACAGTTGTTTCTGTATATAGAAAAGTGATTGATGCTTATGCAGAAGATCCAGAAAACTTCAAGATTAAGCGTGAATGGCTAATTGAGTTGGATAAATGTGCAAATAGAGATACTGCTTCATCCTTTATCGTAGGTGCCCCAGGTTATGAAGAACAGATGTTTGGACAACAAAGCGCTAAAAAATCACCCTTTGATTTTTGTGGTCTTGTGTTAGACTATGATGAAAAGACGCATATTGCTACAGTACAACAACGTAATAAATTCGAACCAGGCCAAGAAATAGAATTCTTTGGTCCTGAAATTGAAACCTTTAGACAAGTAATAGATACAATTTATGATGAAGAGGGTAATGAACTTGATGCTGCACGTCACCCGTTACAAATCGTGCAAATTAAAGTCGATCATCCAATTTATACGAACAACATGATGAGAAAGGAAATTGGATAA
- a CDS encoding acetyl-CoA carboxylase biotin carboxyl carrier protein gives MNIEKIEQLINLVKSNKVKKFKYKDQDSEIELDFSENNESGWATQQSTLESQYSNDSNQVQSVEQFKAVKAPMVGTFFLQDEKELTNPLIKVGDTIKQGDTIGYIEAMKVMNEVTSEVDGVIDEILVTHGSNVEYNQTIVKVK, from the coding sequence ATGAACATTGAAAAAATAGAGCAATTAATAAATTTAGTGAAATCTAATAAGGTAAAGAAATTTAAGTATAAAGATCAGGATAGTGAAATAGAGCTTGATTTTTCTGAAAATAATGAAAGTGGATGGGCAACTCAACAAAGCACTTTAGAAAGCCAATATAGTAATGACTCAAATCAAGTGCAAAGTGTAGAGCAATTCAAAGCAGTAAAAGCGCCTATGGTAGGAACATTCTTCCTGCAAGATGAAAAAGAACTGACCAATCCATTAATTAAAGTGGGAGATACAATCAAACAAGGGGATACAATTGGTTATATTGAAGCGATGAAAGTCATGAATGAGGTTACGAGTGAAGTTGATGGTGTCATTGATGAAATCCTCGTTACACATGGTTCAAATGTAGAATATAATCAAACAATCGTCAAAGTAAAATAA
- the ruvX gene encoding Holliday junction resolvase RuvX, translating to MLKHKILGLDVGSKTVGIAVSDLMGWTAQGLDTLRIDEENNELGIDKLVEIIKKENVGSVVIGLPKNMNNSIGFRGEASLQYKEQLKEALPSLEIIMWDERLSTMAAERSLLEADVSRQKRKKVIDKMAAVFILQGYLDSIQ from the coding sequence ATGTTAAAACATAAGATTTTAGGTTTAGACGTTGGTAGTAAAACTGTTGGCATTGCAGTTAGTGATCTTATGGGTTGGACAGCTCAAGGATTAGATACACTCCGTATAGATGAAGAAAATAATGAATTAGGTATAGATAAGTTAGTAGAAATCATAAAAAAAGAGAACGTAGGTTCGGTTGTTATCGGTTTGCCTAAAAATATGAATAATTCTATTGGATTTCGAGGCGAAGCTTCGTTACAATACAAGGAGCAACTTAAAGAAGCATTGCCATCTTTAGAGATAATCATGTGGGATGAGCGATTAAGCACTATGGCTGCGGAACGTTCGTTACTCGAGGCAGATGTTTCAAGACAGAAAAGAAAAAAAGTAATAGATAAAATGGCAGCAGTGTTTATATTGCAAGGTTATTTGGATTCTATTCAATAA
- the udk gene encoding uridine kinase, with protein MKSTTIIGIAGGSGSGKTSVTNEIMKNLEGHSVALLAQDYYYKDQSHLTFEERLETNYDHPFAFDNDLLIDNLNDLRNGIQIEVPTYDYSNHTRSDETIAFEPKDVIIVEGIFALENKTLRDLMDVKIYVDTDADLRILRRLLRDTEERGRTMESVINQYLNVVRPMHNQFIEPTKRYADIIIPEGGSNKVAIDIMTTKIQTLVSKQ; from the coding sequence ATGAAAAGTACGACTATTATTGGGATTGCTGGTGGCTCTGGATCAGGCAAAACATCAGTAACAAACGAAATTATGAAAAATTTAGAAGGTCATAGTGTTGCACTATTAGCGCAAGACTATTATTATAAAGACCAATCACATTTAACATTTGAAGAGCGCTTGGAAACCAATTATGATCATCCATTTGCTTTTGATAATGATTTATTAATAGATAACTTAAATGATTTAAGAAATGGAATTCAAATTGAAGTACCAACATATGATTATTCGAACCATACAAGAAGCGATGAAACGATTGCATTTGAGCCAAAAGATGTTATCATCGTAGAAGGTATATTTGCATTAGAGAACAAAACATTAAGAGATTTAATGGATGTTAAGATTTATGTTGATACAGATGCTGATTTACGTATTTTAAGACGACTCTTACGAGATACAGAAGAAAGAGGCCGTACAATGGAGTCTGTTATTAATCAATATTTAAATGTGGTTCGACCAATGCATAATCAGTTTATAGAACCAACTAAGCGATATGCAGACATTATTATTCCAGAAGGTGGAAGCAATAAAGTAGCTATCGACATAATGACAACAAAGATTCAAACATTAGTAAGTAAACAATAG
- the greA gene encoding transcription elongation factor GreA — protein MENQKQYPMTQEGFEKLELELEELKTVKRPEVVEKIKIARSFGDLSENSEYDAAKDEQGFIEQDIQRVEHMLRNALIIEDTGDNNQVQIGKTVTFIELPGDEEESYQIVGSAESDAFKGKISNESPLAKSLIGKKLDDEVRVPLPNGGEINVKIVNIK, from the coding sequence ATGGAAAATCAAAAGCAATATCCAATGACTCAAGAAGGTTTTGAGAAATTAGAACTTGAACTTGAAGAGTTAAAAACAGTTAAACGACCAGAAGTTGTTGAAAAAATTAAAATTGCGCGTTCATTTGGCGATCTATCAGAGAATTCAGAATACGATGCTGCTAAAGATGAGCAAGGTTTTATTGAACAAGATATCCAGCGCGTAGAACATATGTTACGTAATGCACTTATTATTGAAGATACTGGAGATAACAACCAAGTACAAATCGGTAAAACAGTGACATTTATTGAATTACCTGGAGATGAAGAGGAAAGTTACCAAATCGTTGGTTCAGCAGAATCAGATGCCTTTAAAGGTAAAATTTCTAATGAATCTCCTTTAGCTAAAAGTTTAATCGGTAAAAAATTAGATGATGAAGTACGCGTGCCATTGCCAAATGGCGGCGAAATCAACGTTAAAATAGTTAATATTAAATAA
- a CDS encoding O-methyltransferase, translating to MDNNQLYLLKLHEQTDANIESLRAYAEENHVPIVDRITLEMIKQVIRLHKPTHILEIGSAIGYSAMQFASVSKDIKVTTIERDTEMINRAKAHFEAYQFKDQVRLIEGDALEQFENVNDYTYDMIFIDAAKAQSKKFFELYTPLLREGGVVITDNVLYHGFVSDISVVRRRNLRQMVKKVQEYNDWLINNENYTTNFLNIDDGLAISIKGVSI from the coding sequence ATGGATAACAATCAGTTATATTTATTAAAGTTGCATGAACAGACTGATGCGAATATAGAATCTCTAAGAGCATATGCTGAAGAAAATCATGTTCCAATAGTTGATAGAATCACATTAGAAATGATAAAACAGGTCATAAGATTACATAAGCCCACACATATATTAGAAATTGGGTCAGCTATTGGTTATAGTGCTATGCAATTTGCATCGGTTTCTAAGGATATTAAAGTGACTACAATTGAACGTGATACTGAGATGATAAACAGAGCTAAAGCTCACTTTGAGGCATATCAATTTAAGGATCAAGTTAGACTAATTGAAGGCGACGCATTAGAACAATTTGAAAATGTTAATGATTACACTTATGATATGATATTTATCGATGCTGCCAAAGCACAATCTAAAAAGTTTTTTGAGCTTTATACACCACTATTAAGAGAAGGTGGCGTTGTTATTACTGATAATGTTCTTTACCATGGTTTTGTGTCAGATATTTCTGTAGTGCGTAGAAGAAATTTACGTCAAATGGTTAAAAAAGTTCAAGAATACAATGATTGGTTAATAAATAATGAAAATTACACTACAAACTTTTTAAATATAGATGATGGTTTAGCAATTTCAATTAAAGGAGTGTCAATATGA
- the alaS gene encoding alanine--tRNA ligase produces MKNLKASEIRQNFIDYFVEKGHMVEPSAPLVPIDDDSLLWINSGVATLKKYFDGRETPKKPRIVNSQKAIRTNDIENVGFTARHHTFFEMLGNFSIGDYFKQEAIEFAWEFLTSDQWMAMDPQRLYVTIHPEDVEAYRIWNEDIGLEESRIIRIEGNFWDIGEGPSGPNTEIFYDRGDQFGQNDPKEEMYPGGENERYLEVWNLVFSEFNHNKDHTYTPLPNKNIDTGMGLERMASIAQNVRTNYETDLFMPIINEVEKVSNKKYLENDAFDVAFKVISDHIRTIAFAIADGALPANEGRGYVLRRLLRRAVRFSQSLDINEPFMYRLVDIVADIMEPYYPNVKEKSDFIKRVIKSEEERFHETLEEGLAILNNLVAKAKVETKEISGKDAFKLYDTYGFPVELTEEIATQENLSVDMATFDAEMQQQRNRARQARQNSQSMQVQSEVLKNITTQSDFVGYDVMDKATTITDIIYNGELVEEVEAGDSIHFVLKETPFYAVSGGQVADKGTISNENFEITVSEVTKAPNGQNLHKGEVQFGNVNTGAEVSASVNHTERRAIEKNHSATHLLHAALKEVLGEHVNQAGSLVEPDRLRFDFSHFGPMTEDEIDKVERRVNEEIWNSIEVSIQEMSISDAKALGAMALFGEKYGDIVRVVNMAPFSIELCGGIHVNNTSEIGLFKIVSESGTGAGVRRIEAFTGKSAFLYLESVQEKFNAVKSQVKVKSDDQVLEKVVQMQLDEKELTKQLEQRNKEITSLKMGDITDQVEDINGLKVLATEVEVANAKAIRETMDDFKSKLQDTVIVLVSNIDGKVSLVATVPQSLTDKVKAGDIIKNMAPIVGGKGGGRPDMAQGGGTEPENITESLLFIKNYIKSL; encoded by the coding sequence ATGAAAAACTTAAAAGCAAGTGAGATTAGACAGAACTTTATTGATTACTTTGTAGAAAAAGGACATATGGTGGAGCCTTCTGCACCATTAGTACCTATAGATGATGATTCATTATTATGGATAAATTCAGGTGTAGCTACATTGAAAAAATATTTCGATGGACGCGAAACACCTAAAAAGCCACGTATTGTTAACTCTCAAAAAGCGATACGTACAAACGATATTGAGAATGTTGGGTTTACAGCGAGACACCATACATTCTTTGAAATGCTAGGGAACTTCTCAATTGGAGACTATTTTAAACAAGAGGCAATTGAATTTGCTTGGGAATTTTTAACAAGTGATCAATGGATGGCAATGGATCCACAACGTTTATATGTTACGATTCATCCAGAAGATGTTGAGGCTTATCGTATTTGGAATGAAGATATTGGTTTAGAAGAAAGTAGAATTATACGTATAGAAGGCAATTTTTGGGATATAGGTGAAGGTCCGTCAGGTCCAAATACAGAAATTTTCTATGATCGTGGTGATCAATTTGGTCAAAATGATCCAAAAGAAGAAATGTACCCAGGTGGGGAAAATGAACGTTACTTAGAAGTGTGGAATTTAGTATTTAGTGAATTCAACCATAATAAAGACCATACGTACACACCACTTCCAAATAAAAATATTGATACTGGTATGGGGCTTGAGAGAATGGCTTCTATTGCACAAAATGTGCGCACCAATTATGAAACGGACTTATTTATGCCTATTATCAATGAGGTGGAAAAAGTTTCAAATAAAAAGTATTTAGAAAATGATGCCTTTGATGTTGCATTCAAAGTAATTTCTGACCACATTCGTACAATTGCATTTGCTATTGCAGATGGCGCATTACCAGCTAATGAAGGTAGAGGCTATGTTTTACGTCGCTTATTAAGACGTGCGGTTAGATTTAGCCAATCGTTAGATATAAATGAACCATTTATGTACAGACTTGTAGATATTGTTGCTGACATTATGGAACCTTATTATCCTAATGTTAAAGAAAAATCAGACTTTATTAAACGTGTAATTAAATCCGAAGAGGAACGTTTCCATGAAACGTTAGAAGAAGGATTAGCTATACTAAACAATTTAGTAGCTAAAGCAAAAGTAGAAACTAAAGAAATTAGTGGTAAAGATGCATTTAAATTGTATGACACTTACGGTTTCCCAGTTGAATTAACAGAGGAAATCGCAACCCAAGAAAATCTTTCTGTGGACATGGCTACTTTTGATGCAGAAATGCAACAACAAAGAAATCGAGCAAGACAAGCACGTCAAAATTCACAATCTATGCAAGTTCAAAGTGAAGTGCTAAAAAACATTACTACGCAAAGTGATTTTGTTGGTTACGATGTTATGGATAAAGCTACTACAATTACAGATATTATTTACAATGGCGAATTAGTTGAAGAAGTTGAAGCTGGAGACAGTATTCATTTTGTATTAAAAGAAACGCCGTTTTATGCTGTAAGTGGTGGACAAGTAGCTGATAAAGGTACAATTAGTAATGAAAACTTCGAAATAACTGTTTCAGAAGTGACTAAAGCACCAAATGGACAAAACTTGCATAAAGGGGAAGTACAATTTGGTAATGTGAACACAGGGGCTGAAGTCTCTGCTAGTGTAAACCATACTGAACGCCGTGCAATAGAGAAAAACCATAGCGCAACACACTTATTACATGCAGCATTGAAAGAGGTATTAGGTGAGCATGTTAATCAAGCAGGTTCATTAGTTGAACCAGATCGTTTGAGATTTGATTTCTCTCATTTTGGTCCGATGACTGAAGACGAAATAGATAAGGTAGAACGTCGAGTAAACGAAGAAATTTGGAATAGTATTGAAGTGAGCATTCAAGAAATGTCTATTTCTGACGCTAAGGCATTAGGTGCAATGGCATTATTTGGTGAGAAATATGGTGATATTGTTAGAGTTGTAAACATGGCGCCGTTTTCTATTGAATTATGTGGTGGTATACATGTAAATAACACATCAGAAATTGGATTATTTAAAATTGTTAGTGAATCAGGTACAGGTGCAGGTGTGCGTCGTATAGAAGCATTTACTGGTAAATCGGCTTTCCTTTATTTAGAATCAGTACAAGAGAAGTTTAACGCTGTTAAATCACAAGTGAAAGTTAAATCAGATGACCAAGTCCTTGAAAAAGTTGTTCAAATGCAATTGGATGAAAAAGAATTAACTAAGCAATTAGAACAACGAAACAAAGAAATTACTTCACTAAAAATGGGAGATATAACAGATCAAGTTGAAGATATCAATGGCTTAAAAGTATTAGCTACTGAAGTTGAAGTTGCGAATGCGAAAGCAATTCGTGAAACTATGGATGATTTTAAATCAAAATTACAAGATACTGTTATTGTGCTAGTGAGTAATATAGATGGGAAAGTGTCATTAGTTGCCACAGTACCTCAATCACTAACAGATAAAGTAAAAGCTGGTGATATTATCAAAAATATGGCTCCAATCGTTGGTGGAAAAGGCGGCGGCCGTCCGGACATGGCTCAAGGTGGCGGTACAGAACCAGAGAACATAACAGAATCATTACTTTTCATTAAAAATTACATTAAATCCCTATAA
- the pxpB gene encoding 5-oxoprolinase subunit PxpB, with protein MEFKFINEQSIMIYFNNHIEAETFQKVQQVEQYIKLQNNPAIIEIVPSYRAILLYIDTNQSDIKKIVSELELDKLDLTQFNNEVSHHKTVHIPVLYGGEYGQDLEEVANYNKISTDAVVQMHTNNTYLIYMLGFMPGFPFLGGLNEKLHTPRRQDPRTRIPAGSVGIANNQTGLYPKESPGGWQIIGRTPLNVFDIHREVMCLYAAGDYIKFYSITEETYHEIVEEQRHNNFNIDKWVEN; from the coding sequence TTGGAATTTAAGTTTATTAACGAACAATCGATTATGATTTACTTTAACAATCACATCGAGGCTGAAACGTTCCAAAAAGTACAACAAGTAGAGCAATATATTAAATTACAAAATAATCCAGCAATTATTGAAATAGTACCTTCGTATCGAGCGATTTTGTTGTATATAGATACAAATCAAAGCGATATAAAAAAAATTGTATCTGAGTTGGAACTAGACAAGCTTGATTTAACGCAATTCAACAACGAAGTGAGTCATCATAAAACCGTACATATACCAGTGCTATACGGTGGAGAGTATGGTCAAGATTTAGAGGAAGTAGCGAACTATAATAAAATATCGACCGATGCTGTTGTTCAAATGCATACGAATAATACATATTTAATTTATATGCTTGGTTTTATGCCAGGCTTTCCATTCTTAGGGGGTTTGAATGAAAAGTTGCATACACCGCGGCGTCAAGACCCTAGAACACGTATACCTGCAGGTTCTGTAGGTATTGCGAACAATCAGACAGGACTATATCCAAAAGAGTCACCAGGCGGGTGGCAAATTATAGGAAGAACACCACTCAATGTCTTCGATATTCATAGAGAAGTAATGTGTTTATATGCAGCTGGGGACTATATTAAATTTTATTCTATAACAGAAGAAACTTACCATGAAATAGTGGAAGAACAAAGGCATAATAATTTTAATATAGATAAGTGGGTGGAAAATTAA
- a CDS encoding biotin-dependent carboxyltransferase family protein, whose translation MSIKIIKPGLFSTVQDKGRIGYQDQGFSTAGALDIYAFMLGQTLIGNKGPAIECTVIGPVIQFLEENTFVITGADFNSQLNDCNIPSHTVIKARKGDVLTLGSAIEGARGYILFGNPIDIPKVANSYATHVRSKIGGFQGRSLKQNDTIHCICNENYAVHLGYSAQRDTDIFKQQTIHIIEGPQINAFTQDKIATLTSTEYKISEKSDRMGFRLHGKTIPPQNGADIISEPVALGSIQVPNDGNPIILLNDKQTVGGYTKIATVSAIDLSILAQKKPGDVIYFEWISVEAATQKLKQKEVDFKTQLERIETMPIYDISQLRSTSIRIKKLLKGESQ comes from the coding sequence ATGAGTATAAAAATAATTAAACCAGGACTGTTTAGTACGGTGCAAGATAAGGGGAGAATTGGTTATCAAGATCAAGGTTTTTCCACTGCTGGTGCCTTAGATATTTATGCTTTCATGCTAGGCCAAACATTGATTGGTAATAAAGGGCCAGCGATAGAATGTACCGTTATAGGTCCTGTAATTCAATTTTTAGAAGAAAATACATTTGTTATCACTGGTGCAGACTTTAATTCCCAATTAAATGATTGCAACATACCTAGTCATACAGTGATAAAAGCAAGAAAAGGAGACGTCTTAACGTTAGGGTCTGCAATTGAAGGGGCTAGAGGTTATATTTTGTTCGGAAATCCAATAGATATACCTAAAGTAGCTAATAGTTATGCAACCCATGTGCGAAGTAAAATTGGTGGGTTTCAAGGTCGTAGTTTAAAACAAAATGATACTATTCATTGTATTTGTAACGAAAACTATGCAGTACATTTAGGATATAGCGCTCAACGGGATACAGATATTTTTAAACAACAAACAATTCATATTATTGAAGGTCCGCAGATTAATGCATTTACTCAAGATAAGATAGCTACTTTAACATCAACAGAATATAAGATTTCTGAAAAATCAGATCGCATGGGTTTTCGTTTGCATGGTAAAACCATCCCTCCCCAAAATGGTGCAGATATCATTTCTGAACCTGTAGCTTTAGGGAGTATTCAAGTACCTAACGATGGGAATCCTATTATTTTGCTGAATGATAAACAAACAGTAGGTGGATATACAAAAATTGCAACAGTTAGTGCTATCGATTTATCAATTTTGGCTCAAAAAAAACCAGGGGACGTAATTTATTTTGAATGGATTTCTGTAGAAGCAGCAACTCAAAAATTAAAACAAAAAGAAGTTGATTTCAAAACGCAACTTGAAAGAATTGAAACTATGCCAATTTATGATATATCACAACTAAGATCTACATCTATACGAATTAAAAAGTTATTAAAAGGGGAATCACAATGA
- a CDS encoding DUF1292 domain-containing protein, with amino-acid sequence MTEHNHDAELEINNEEELLTLYDEEGNEVLYRKVLEFYHHEFKKEYVILAEEGAESDDDDLVELVPMINEPDENGEGGKFLPVETDEEWDMIEEIVNTEMDDHEHDHE; translated from the coding sequence ATGACAGAACACAATCATGATGCTGAATTAGAAATAAACAACGAAGAGGAATTATTAACTTTATACGATGAAGAAGGCAATGAAGTATTATATCGTAAAGTTTTAGAATTCTATCACCATGAATTCAAAAAAGAATATGTGATTCTTGCTGAAGAAGGCGCAGAATCTGATGACGATGATTTAGTAGAATTAGTACCAATGATTAACGAACCAGATGAAAATGGTGAAGGTGGCAAATTCTTACCTGTTGAAACAGATGAAGAATGGGATATGATTGAAGAAATCGTTAATACAGAAATGGATGATCACGAACACGATCACGAATAA
- a CDS encoding IreB family regulatory phosphoprotein — protein MENFDKTMKFNYDEIPKEDVKTVLQNVYNALEEKGYNPVNQIVGYLLSGDPAYIPRHNEARNQIRRIDRDDIMEELVSNYLQEKPD, from the coding sequence ATGGAAAACTTTGATAAAACTATGAAATTTAATTATGATGAAATTCCAAAAGAAGATGTCAAAACAGTACTACAAAATGTCTATAATGCGCTTGAAGAAAAAGGATACAATCCTGTAAACCAAATTGTGGGTTATTTATTATCTGGTGATCCAGCTTACATTCCTCGTCACAATGAAGCAAGAAACCAAATTCGTCGTATTGATCGTGACGATATTATGGAAGAATTAGTATCGAATTATTTACAAGAGAAACCCGATTAA
- a CDS encoding peptidase U32 family protein — MTELLVTPKTVEHIETLIEKGADAFIIGEQKFGLRLAGEFNQAAMKKAVELIHKNGKKAYAAVNGIFHNYHLNALESYINFLHEINVDRIIFGDPAVVMYVKQQKHPIPLHWDAETLVTNYFQCNYWGEKGAARAQLARELSLEEIINIKAHANVEIEVQIHGMTCMFQSKRMLLGNYFTFQERQMKIERNQEANELLLYDEERDNKYPVYEDYNGTHIMSPNDICLIEELDPLLEAGIDALKIDGVLHTEEYINVCTEQYREAIDLYLEDPEAYEDEKFMLVDPIEAIQPEHRPFDEGFLYKQTVY; from the coding sequence ATGACGGAATTATTAGTAACCCCCAAGACCGTTGAGCATATTGAAACATTAATAGAAAAAGGCGCAGATGCATTTATTATCGGTGAACAAAAATTTGGTTTAAGGCTTGCTGGTGAATTTAATCAGGCTGCTATGAAAAAAGCTGTCGAATTAATTCATAAAAATGGTAAAAAGGCATATGCTGCTGTGAATGGAATATTCCATAATTATCATTTGAATGCGTTGGAATCGTACATCAATTTTCTACACGAGATTAATGTAGATCGAATTATTTTCGGGGATCCTGCAGTTGTGATGTATGTTAAACAGCAAAAGCATCCAATTCCATTACATTGGGATGCTGAAACGCTAGTGACTAACTATTTTCAATGTAATTATTGGGGAGAAAAAGGCGCTGCACGTGCACAATTAGCGAGAGAATTAAGTTTAGAAGAAATAATAAACATTAAAGCGCATGCGAACGTTGAAATAGAAGTACAAATCCATGGAATGACATGTATGTTCCAATCTAAACGTATGTTGTTAGGTAATTATTTCACTTTCCAAGAACGCCAAATGAAAATCGAAAGAAATCAAGAAGCAAATGAATTATTACTTTATGATGAGGAACGTGACAATAAGTATCCAGTATATGAAGATTATAACGGAACGCATATCATGTCTCCTAATGACATTTGCTTAATTGAAGAATTAGATCCACTGTTAGAAGCTGGAATAGACGCCTTGAAAATTGATGGTGTATTACATACTGAAGAATATATTAATGTGTGCACTGAACAATATAGAGAAGCAATCGATTTATATCTTGAAGACCCTGAAGCTTATGAAGATGAAAAATTCATGCTAGTTGATCCAATTGAAGCGATTCAACCAGAGCATAGGCCGTTTGATGAAGGATTCTTATATAAACAAACTGTATATTAA